Within the Streptomyces sp. NBC_00554 genome, the region GGTCGCGGACGCGATGACGACCAAGCAGGTTGCCGCACTTCTCGCCAAAGCCGACCTCGCGGCCGTCCTGCACGAGAGCGGCGACGAACCCCTCGCCACGGCCGAACTCCCGGAACAGGGCGAGATCGTGCTCGTGATCGGCCCCGAAGGGGGCGTCTCCCCGGAGGAGTTGGTGCTCTTCACCGAGGCGGGCGCGCGGGCGTACCGCCTGGGGCGCAGCGTGCTGCGCACCTCGACCGCCGGGACCGCGGCGGCCGCGCTGCTGCTCGGCCGCACCGGTCGCTGGTCCTGAACCGATGGAGATCCCCTTGGAACTCGCCCAAGTACGTCTGCTCGTCTCCGACTTCCCGGCCTGCTACCGCTTCTACGCGGAAGTCCTCGGCCTCAAGCCCCAGTCGGGCGCGACCGGGGGACCGTACGAGAAGTTCAGCCCGGTCACCGGCTCGGCGGGCATCGCCCTCCAGGACCGCGCGATGATGGCCCAAGTCCTCGGCGAACTGGGCGACATGGCGACGGGACACCGCTCACTGGTGGTGCTGCGCGTGGACGACCTGGACACGTACTGCGAGCAGATCACGGCCCGCGGCGCGACCATCCTGCACGGCCCCGCACCCATGACCGACCGCATGCGCGTCGCCCACCTCAAGGACCCGGAAGGGAACCTGGTGGAGCTGCAGGAGTGGCAGCTGCTGCTCGCCTGAATCCCCGGTCGGCGCCCAGGTGTTCGAGTGTGACGCGTGAGGATGCGGCAGTGGCCGCATGCGGTCTTCCGCGCCACCCGGGACGGTGGCACGCTGCCAGTCATGGGGGCTTTGAGGCGGATAGGAAGACGGGCCGGACAGCGGCGGACGATGGCGGCGGCCGGTCTCGTGGCGGTCGCCGTGGGCGGCGTCGTCGCGTGCGACCCCGCAGGGCTGAGCTCCGCCTCCGTGGCGTACACGACCGACCAGACCGTGACGAAGGAACTCGAGCGGCAGAAGGCGGATGTGCGGTGGCTCACCTGCACGGCGTCGTTCGGCGGCGGCAACAAGGCCTACACGCCCGGGAAGACGCCCTCGCCGACCGAGAACACCGTGGCGGACGTCGACTGCACGGGGGAGACCTCGGACGGGAAGGACATCACCGTCACGGGCAAGGTCACCCGGGCCGTCGACGGCCGGTGCGTACGCGGTGATCTGACCGCCAGGATCGACGGCAAGGAGTGGTTCCACGTGAAGGGTCTCGGCAACTGCGACACCCCCAGCACGCCCGGATACACCCCGCCCGTCAACAACCCACAGCAGCCCGGCCCCACTGTGACCGTGACCGTCACCAAGACCATCTACTGCCAGGGGAACCCCACGTGCTGGCCCCAGGGCAAGTGACGTGCGGGGAGGTAAGTGATCGAAACCCCTGTCCGGGGGCGTGATCGCTGCCTAAGGTGATCGGGTGACAGAGTCCGCACCCTCCGCGTATCTCCGGTTTCCGCATCTGCACGGCGATCTGGTCGCCTTC harbors:
- a CDS encoding VOC family protein → MELAQVRLLVSDFPACYRFYAEVLGLKPQSGATGGPYEKFSPVTGSAGIALQDRAMMAQVLGELGDMATGHRSLVVLRVDDLDTYCEQITARGATILHGPAPMTDRMRVAHLKDPEGNLVELQEWQLLLA